The following proteins are encoded in a genomic region of Pseudomonas sp. Os17:
- a CDS encoding class I SAM-dependent methyltransferase, whose translation MDTRSEVLLRQAQLFQGSLLLAGLAADDLLGRLPNARGWSWHAGDHAALEARFPGRCHFGVAAPTEAFDSAVLFLPKSKDLTDYLLNALASRLAGRELYLVGEKRSGVESAAKQLNPFGKPRKLDSARHCQLWQVTVANAPEPVALESLAQEYQLPLAEGPLTVVSLPGVFSHGRLDRGTALLLEHLDHLPAGHLLDFGCGAGVLGATVKRRYPDNRVTLLDVDAFAAASSRLTLAANGLQAEVLTGDGIDAAPMELNGILTNPPFHTGVHTDYQATENLLRKASKHLQKGGELRVVANSFLRYQPLIEEHLGPCAIKAEGQGFRIYRAKRG comes from the coding sequence ATGGACACACGCAGCGAAGTACTGTTACGCCAGGCTCAGTTGTTTCAAGGCTCACTGCTGCTGGCCGGCCTGGCCGCGGATGATCTGCTGGGCCGCCTGCCCAACGCCCGGGGCTGGAGCTGGCACGCCGGCGACCACGCGGCCCTGGAGGCACGCTTTCCCGGGCGCTGCCACTTCGGCGTAGCCGCGCCGACCGAGGCCTTCGACAGCGCCGTGCTGTTTCTGCCCAAATCCAAGGACCTGACCGACTACCTGCTCAATGCCCTGGCCTCGCGCCTGGCCGGGCGCGAGCTGTACCTGGTGGGCGAGAAGCGCAGCGGCGTGGAAAGCGCCGCCAAGCAACTCAACCCCTTCGGCAAACCGCGCAAGCTCGACAGCGCGCGCCACTGCCAACTGTGGCAGGTCACGGTCGCCAACGCTCCCGAACCGGTGGCGCTGGAGAGCCTGGCCCAGGAATACCAACTGCCCCTGGCCGAAGGTCCATTGACGGTGGTCAGCCTGCCGGGAGTGTTCAGCCATGGGCGCCTGGATCGCGGCACCGCATTACTGCTGGAGCATCTGGATCACCTGCCCGCCGGTCATCTGCTGGACTTCGGCTGTGGCGCCGGGGTCCTGGGCGCCACGGTGAAACGCCGTTACCCGGACAACCGCGTGACCCTGCTGGATGTGGACGCCTTTGCCGCCGCCAGCAGTCGCCTGACCCTGGCCGCCAACGGTCTGCAAGCCGAGGTGCTGACCGGTGATGGCATCGACGCCGCGCCCATGGAATTGAACGGCATCCTGACCAATCCGCCCTTCCATACCGGGGTTCACACCGACTACCAGGCAACAGAAAACCTGCTGCGAAAAGCGAGTAAACATCTGCAAAAAGGCGGCGAACTACGGGTAGTCGCCAACAGCTTCCTGCGCTACCAACCCCTGATCGAAGAGCACCTCGGGCCGTGCGCGATCAAAGCCGAAGGCCAGGGTTTCCGGATTTACCGGGCCAAGCGCGGCTGA
- a CDS encoding LysE family translocator: MYLTEFLTVALIHLLAVASPGPDFAVVVRESVTHGRRAGTWTALGVGCAIFLHVGYSLLGIGLIVSQSIVLFNALKWLAAAYLLYIGFKALRAQPVKPAADDLHKEAGVRTARGAFTSGFVTNGLNPKATLFFLSLFTVVINPHTPLAIQAGYGVYLAVATALWFCLVALLFSQQRVRAGFARMGHWFDRTMGAVLIAIGVKLAFTEMH; encoded by the coding sequence ATGTACCTCACCGAGTTCTTGACCGTTGCCCTGATCCACTTGCTGGCGGTGGCCAGCCCCGGCCCGGATTTCGCCGTGGTGGTGCGCGAAAGCGTGACCCACGGCCGTCGAGCCGGCACCTGGACCGCTCTGGGCGTGGGCTGCGCGATCTTCCTGCACGTGGGTTACTCACTGCTGGGGATCGGCCTGATCGTTTCCCAATCCATCGTGCTGTTCAACGCCCTGAAGTGGCTGGCGGCCGCCTACTTGCTGTACATCGGCTTCAAGGCCCTGCGCGCCCAACCGGTCAAGCCGGCGGCGGACGATCTGCACAAGGAAGCCGGGGTGCGGACCGCCCGCGGAGCCTTCACCTCGGGTTTTGTCACCAATGGCCTGAATCCCAAGGCGACCCTGTTCTTCCTCTCGCTGTTCACGGTGGTGATCAACCCGCACACGCCCCTGGCGATCCAGGCCGGTTACGGGGTGTACCTGGCGGTGGCGACCGCGCTCTGGTTCTGCCTGGTGGCGCTGCTGTTCAGCCAGCAGCGGGTTCGTGCCGGCTTCGCCCGCATGGGCCATTGGTTCGACCGCACCATGGGCGCGGTGCTGATCGCCATCGGCGTGAAACTGGCCTTCACCGAGATGCATTGA
- a CDS encoding TMEM165/GDT1 family protein: MLDSLLVPTAIVALAEIGDKTQLLALILAARFRKPWPIIAGIVAATLANHAAAGAVGAWFGSFFSDATLHWILAASFTATALWTLVPDKMDDDEATTARKFGPFLTTLIAFFLAEIGDKTQVATVMLAAQYPDLWLVIIGTTLGMLIANVPVVLAGNFAADKLPLTLIRRLAASAFFILAVVAVYKAMQISGWL, encoded by the coding sequence ATGCTGGATTCTCTCCTCGTTCCCACCGCAATCGTTGCCTTGGCCGAAATCGGCGACAAGACGCAACTGCTTGCCCTGATTCTTGCCGCGCGCTTTCGCAAACCCTGGCCGATCATCGCCGGCATCGTCGCCGCGACCCTGGCCAACCACGCGGCCGCCGGTGCGGTAGGTGCCTGGTTCGGCAGCTTCTTCTCCGACGCGACCCTGCACTGGATTCTGGCCGCCAGCTTCACCGCCACTGCGCTGTGGACCCTGGTACCAGACAAGATGGATGACGACGAAGCCACCACCGCCCGCAAGTTCGGGCCGTTCCTGACCACCCTGATCGCCTTCTTCCTGGCGGAAATCGGTGACAAGACCCAGGTCGCCACCGTCATGCTGGCGGCGCAATACCCGGACCTGTGGCTGGTGATCATCGGCACCACCCTGGGCATGCTGATTGCCAACGTGCCGGTGGTCCTGGCGGGCAACTTCGCCGCGGACAAACTGCCCCTGACCCTGATTCGTCGCCTGGCTGCGTCGGCCTTCTTCATCCTCGCCGTGGTGGCGGTGTACAAGGCCATGCAGATCAGCGGCTGGCTGTAA
- a CDS encoding AraC family transcriptional regulator, producing MLISHFHHGPVSAYPRDYPDAAHQQSHRHREAQFLYAACGTMRVVTAQGAWVIPPTRAVWIPPLVEHEIFMVGEVRMRSLFIAAHLSPPSLQQCCVLAVTPLLRELILRAVQGPEQAENPLIQQLMLEEIAGLENLPLHIPMPQDRRLQSICRTLLQTPDHPHTLEDWAQQVGASSRTLARLFQQQVRMNFNAWRQQLRLMEALPRLLAGESVHSVADSLGYGSARAFSAMFCRLLGDTPRHYVATLNQLSALNASR from the coding sequence ATGTTAATCAGCCACTTCCACCACGGCCCGGTGAGCGCCTATCCCCGCGACTATCCCGATGCCGCCCACCAGCAATCCCATCGCCATCGCGAAGCGCAGTTTCTCTACGCCGCCTGCGGCACCATGCGCGTGGTCACCGCCCAGGGCGCCTGGGTCATTCCGCCAACCCGCGCGGTGTGGATTCCGCCCCTGGTGGAACATGAAATCTTCATGGTCGGCGAGGTCCGCATGCGCTCCTTGTTCATTGCCGCGCATCTGTCTCCGCCGTCCTTGCAACAGTGCTGTGTGCTGGCGGTGACACCCCTGCTGCGGGAGCTGATCCTGCGAGCGGTGCAAGGACCGGAGCAGGCGGAAAATCCGCTGATCCAGCAACTGATGCTGGAAGAGATCGCCGGCCTGGAAAACCTGCCCCTGCACATTCCCATGCCCCAGGACCGGCGCCTGCAGAGCATCTGCCGAACCCTGCTGCAGACCCCGGACCATCCCCACACCCTGGAAGACTGGGCGCAGCAGGTCGGCGCCAGTTCGCGAACCCTGGCGCGGCTGTTTCAACAGCAGGTGCGGATGAATTTCAATGCCTGGCGCCAGCAACTGCGCCTGATGGAAGCCCTGCCACGCCTGCTCGCCGGGGAAAGCGTGCACAGCGTGGCCGACTCGTTGGGATACGGCAGCGCCCGGGCCTTCAGCGCGATGTTCTGCCGCTTGCTGGGGGATACGCCACGGCATTACGTGGCGACCCTGAACCAGCTCAGCGCACTCAATGCATCTCGGTGA
- a CDS encoding MFS transporter → MNQARNVIRYVNAAHVIDHMFMLIFPAAVLGMTQAFALDYAALIGLSLGGFIAFGACSLPAGWLGDHWSRRQMMLLFFFGMGAASILTGLSNSPTLLVIGLTLMGVFAAIYHPVGTAMLVAYAQNRGREIGINGMWGNLGVAFSALITGFLVARFGWRSAFILPGAVAILLGIGFAWQVRDEPVPVRPHVGLKGKGGQQISMFLVFGVLALATATGGVVFNATTMTYPKLFQERLHELFTSPQTLGLVVSLAYAFGAVAQLTIGRVLHRFSLKWPFIVLTLFQAPLLLAMAHSEGWSVILLGAAFMFVVFGQVTVNDAMVANFVAPQWQSRVFALRYCLSFGASATAIPLIALVEPRQGLSGLYLILAGFAALTFAAALAFPRTPAEAAVGQSA, encoded by the coding sequence ATGAATCAAGCTCGAAACGTTATCCGCTACGTCAACGCTGCCCATGTCATCGATCACATGTTCATGCTGATCTTTCCCGCCGCCGTGCTGGGCATGACCCAGGCCTTTGCCCTGGACTATGCCGCGCTGATCGGCCTGTCCCTGGGCGGTTTCATCGCCTTTGGCGCCTGTTCGCTACCCGCCGGCTGGCTGGGGGACCACTGGAGCCGACGACAGATGATGTTGCTGTTCTTCTTCGGCATGGGCGCGGCGTCGATCCTCACCGGCCTGAGCAACAGCCCGACCCTGTTGGTGATCGGCCTGACCCTGATGGGGGTATTCGCTGCGATCTACCACCCGGTGGGCACGGCCATGCTGGTGGCCTATGCACAGAATCGTGGGCGGGAGATCGGCATCAACGGTATGTGGGGCAATCTCGGCGTGGCGTTTTCGGCGCTGATCACCGGTTTTCTCGTGGCTCGGTTCGGCTGGCGTTCGGCTTTTATCCTGCCGGGGGCGGTGGCGATCCTGCTGGGGATCGGCTTTGCCTGGCAGGTGCGTGACGAACCGGTGCCGGTACGGCCCCACGTCGGCTTGAAGGGCAAGGGCGGGCAGCAGATCTCCATGTTCCTGGTGTTCGGTGTCCTGGCCCTGGCCACGGCCACCGGCGGGGTGGTGTTCAACGCCACCACCATGACCTACCCCAAGCTGTTTCAGGAGCGCCTGCACGAGCTGTTCACCTCGCCGCAGACCCTGGGCCTGGTGGTCAGCCTGGCCTATGCCTTCGGTGCGGTGGCGCAGTTGACCATTGGCCGGGTATTGCATCGCTTCAGCCTGAAGTGGCCTTTTATCGTCTTGACCCTGTTTCAGGCGCCACTGCTGTTGGCCATGGCCCACAGCGAGGGCTGGAGTGTGATCCTGCTGGGGGCGGCCTTCATGTTCGTGGTGTTTGGCCAGGTCACGGTGAATGACGCCATGGTCGCCAACTTCGTCGCGCCGCAGTGGCAGTCGCGGGTCTTCGCCTTGCGTTACTGCCTGTCGTTCGGTGCCAGCGCCACGGCCATTCCGTTGATTGCCCTGGTGGAGCCGCGCCAGGGGTTGAGCGGCCTGTATCTGATCCTCGCCGGGTTTGCCGCGCTGACTTTTGCCGCCGCGCTGGCGTTTCCCCGGACGCCGGCCGAAGCGGCGGTGGGACAGAGCGCTTGA
- a CDS encoding DUF1329 domain-containing protein gives MNITKSLLHVGVLGLSLLATGVMAAVSADEAAKLGTSLTPMGAEMAGNAAGTIPAWKPLATNAGTVDSKGFLSNPYGSEQPLFTITAQNVEQYKDKLAPGQYAMFKRYPETFKMPVYPSHRGATVPADVFAAIKRNATKTNLVSGGNGLENFETAIPFPIPKSGVEVIWNHITRYRGGSVTRLVTQATPQANGSYSLVYFQDQFVFRDKMKDYDPKNPGNILFYFKQKVTAPARLAGGVLLVHETLDQVKEPRSAWVYNAGQRRVRRAPQVSYDGPGTAADGLRTSDNLDMYNGAPDRYDWKLEGKKEMYIASDSYKLDSPSLKYADIIKAGHINQDLARYELRRVWHVVATLKEGQRHIYAKRDFYIDEDTWQAAVIDHYDGRGQLWRVAEAHAENYYDKQVPWYALETLYDLQSGRYLALGMKNEEKQAYDFGFTATTSDFTPAALRQDGVR, from the coding sequence ATGAACATCACCAAGAGTCTGTTGCACGTCGGTGTGCTGGGACTGTCACTGCTGGCCACCGGGGTCATGGCCGCGGTCTCGGCCGATGAAGCCGCCAAGCTGGGCACCAGCCTGACGCCGATGGGCGCGGAAATGGCCGGCAACGCCGCCGGCACCATTCCGGCCTGGAAGCCGCTGGCGACCAATGCCGGCACCGTGGACAGCAAGGGTTTCCTGTCCAACCCGTACGGCAGCGAGCAACCGCTGTTCACCATCACCGCGCAGAATGTCGAGCAGTACAAGGACAAGCTGGCACCGGGGCAGTACGCGATGTTCAAGCGCTACCCGGAAACCTTCAAGATGCCGGTCTACCCGTCCCATCGCGGGGCTACCGTGCCGGCTGACGTGTTCGCCGCGATCAAGCGCAACGCCACCAAAACCAACCTGGTGTCCGGCGGCAACGGCCTGGAGAACTTCGAAACCGCGATTCCGTTCCCTATCCCGAAAAGCGGGGTGGAAGTGATCTGGAACCACATCACCCGCTATCGCGGTGGCAGCGTGACCCGCCTGGTGACCCAGGCCACGCCACAGGCCAACGGCTCCTACAGCCTGGTGTACTTCCAGGACCAGTTCGTGTTCCGCGACAAGATGAAGGACTACGACCCGAAAAACCCGGGCAACATCCTGTTCTACTTCAAGCAGAAAGTGACCGCCCCGGCGCGTCTGGCCGGTGGTGTGCTGCTGGTTCACGAAACCCTCGACCAGGTGAAGGAACCGCGTTCGGCCTGGGTCTACAACGCGGGTCAGCGGCGTGTGCGTCGTGCCCCGCAAGTGTCCTATGACGGCCCGGGTACCGCCGCCGACGGCCTGCGCACCTCGGACAACCTGGACATGTACAACGGTGCTCCGGATCGCTACGACTGGAAGCTGGAAGGCAAGAAGGAGATGTACATTGCCTCCGACAGCTACAAGCTCGATTCGCCGAGCCTGAAGTACGCCGACATCATCAAGGCCGGGCACATCAACCAGGATCTGGCTCGCTACGAGCTGCGTCGGGTCTGGCATGTGGTCGCGACCCTGAAGGAAGGCCAGCGCCACATCTACGCCAAGCGTGACTTCTACATCGACGAGGACACCTGGCAGGCGGCGGTGATCGACCACTACGACGGCCGTGGCCAACTGTGGCGCGTGGCCGAGGCCCATGCCGAGAACTACTACGACAAGCAAGTGCCGTGGTACGCCCTGGAAACCCTCTACGACCTGCAGTCCGGCCGCTACCTGGCGCTGGGCATGAAGAACGAAGAGAAGCAGGCGTACGACTTCGGCTTCACCGCGACCACCAGCGATTTCACCCCAGCCGCCCTGCGTCAGGACGGGGTTCGCTGA
- a CDS encoding fatty acid--CoA ligase codes for MLQTRVIPPAEGAYQYPLLIKRLLMSGSRYEKTREIIYRDQLRYTYPTLIERVARLANVLTAAGVKAGDTVAVMDWDSHRYLECMFAIPMIGAVIHTINVRLSPEQILYTMNHAEDRFVLVNSEFVGLYQAIAGHLTTVEKTLLLTDAPEKTAELPNLVGEYETLLAAASPQYNFEDFDENSVATTFYTTGTTGNPKGVYFTHRQLVLHTMGVSTIMGCIDSVRLLGTNDVYMPITPMFHVHAWGLPYVATMLGLKQVYPGRYDPEYLVELWRREKVTFSHCVPTILQMVLNAKAAQGTDFGGWKIVIGGSALNRALYEAAKARGIQLTAAYGMSETGPLVSCAHLNDELMAGSEDERTTYRIKAGVPGPLVEAAIIDAEGKFLPADGESQGELVLRAPWLTEGYFNEPQKGAELWDGGWLHTGDVATLDSMGGIDIRDRIKDVIKTGGEWISSLDLEDLISRHAAVREVAVVGIADPQWGERPFALLVIREGHAIGARELKEHLKPFVELGHLSKWAIPSQIALVTEIPKTSVGKLDKKRIRVDISEWQASNSTFLSTL; via the coding sequence ATGTTGCAGACTCGTGTTATCCCCCCCGCCGAAGGCGCCTATCAATACCCGCTATTGATCAAGCGGCTGCTGATGTCCGGCAGTCGTTACGAGAAAACCCGCGAGATCATCTACCGCGATCAGTTGCGCTATACCTATCCGACCCTGATCGAACGCGTGGCGCGCCTGGCCAACGTATTGACCGCCGCCGGGGTCAAGGCCGGCGACACCGTGGCGGTGATGGATTGGGACAGCCATCGCTACCTGGAGTGCATGTTCGCCATCCCGATGATTGGCGCGGTGATCCACACCATCAACGTGCGCCTGTCGCCGGAGCAGATCCTCTACACCATGAACCACGCCGAAGACCGCTTCGTGCTGGTCAACAGCGAGTTCGTCGGTCTGTACCAGGCCATCGCCGGGCACCTGACCACGGTGGAGAAAACCCTGCTGCTTACCGATGCGCCGGAGAAAACCGCCGAGCTGCCGAACCTGGTGGGGGAGTACGAGACATTGCTGGCGGCCGCCAGTCCCCAGTACAACTTTGAGGATTTCGACGAGAATTCGGTGGCCACCACCTTCTACACCACCGGCACCACCGGCAATCCCAAGGGCGTGTATTTCACCCACCGGCAGCTGGTGCTGCACACCATGGGGGTGTCCACCATCATGGGCTGCATTGACAGTGTGCGGCTGCTGGGCACCAACGACGTGTACATGCCCATCACCCCGATGTTCCACGTGCACGCCTGGGGCCTGCCCTATGTGGCCACCATGCTCGGGCTCAAGCAGGTCTACCCGGGACGCTACGATCCGGAGTACCTGGTGGAGTTGTGGCGTCGGGAAAAGGTCACTTTCTCCCATTGCGTGCCGACCATCCTGCAGATGGTGCTCAACGCCAAGGCGGCCCAGGGCACCGATTTCGGCGGTTGGAAGATCGTCATCGGCGGCAGCGCGCTGAACCGTGCGCTGTACGAGGCGGCCAAGGCCCGGGGCATCCAGCTGACCGCCGCCTATGGCATGTCGGAAACCGGCCCGCTGGTGTCCTGCGCTCACCTCAATGACGAGCTGATGGCGGGCAGCGAAGACGAACGCACCACTTACCGGATCAAGGCGGGGGTGCCGGGCCCGCTGGTGGAGGCGGCGATCATCGATGCCGAGGGCAAGTTCCTGCCGGCGGACGGCGAGTCCCAAGGCGAGCTGGTGCTGCGCGCGCCCTGGTTGACCGAGGGCTATTTCAACGAACCGCAGAAGGGCGCCGAACTCTGGGACGGCGGCTGGCTGCACACCGGTGACGTGGCGACCCTGGACAGCATGGGGGGGATCGACATCCGTGACCGGATCAAGGACGTGATCAAGACCGGGGGCGAGTGGATCTCGTCCCTGGACCTGGAAGACCTCATCAGTCGTCACGCGGCGGTACGTGAAGTAGCAGTGGTGGGCATCGCCGATCCGCAGTGGGGCGAGCGCCCGTTCGCCCTGCTGGTGATCCGCGAAGGTCATGCCATTGGCGCCCGCGAGCTCAAGGAACATCTGAAGCCGTTCGTGGAACTGGGGCACCTGAGCAAGTGGGCGATTCCCAGTCAGATCGCCCTTGTTACTGAAATTCCCAAGACCAGCGTGGGCAAGCTCGATAAGAAGCGCATCCGTGTCGACATCAGCGAATGGCAAGCCAGTAACAGCACCTTCCTCTCCACGCTTTGA
- a CDS encoding 2-hydroxyacid dehydrogenase has product MTNNRRAVFLDHSSLDLGDLDLSALHDCFSPLQVHAHTRAEQVIERLQGAQVVISNKVALSAETLAACPDLQLILVAATGTNNVDLNAARQQGIRVSNCQGYGTPSVAQHTLMLLLNLATRVADYQEAVAAGRWQQAKQFCLLDFPIIELAGKTLGLLGNGELGSAVARLAEAFGMRVVLGQIPGRPARADRLPLEELLPQVDALTLHCPLNEHTRNFIGARELALLKPGALVVNTARGGLIDEQALADALRSGHLGGAATDVLSVEPPVAGNPLLARDIPRLIVTPHNAWGSREARQRIVGQLTENARAFFSGTPLRVVS; this is encoded by the coding sequence ATGACCAACAATCGCCGCGCCGTCTTTCTCGATCACAGCTCGCTGGACCTGGGCGACCTGGACCTGAGTGCGCTGCACGACTGTTTCAGCCCCCTGCAAGTGCATGCCCACACCCGCGCGGAGCAGGTGATCGAGCGCCTGCAAGGCGCCCAGGTGGTCATCAGCAACAAGGTCGCTCTGAGTGCCGAAACCCTGGCGGCCTGCCCCGATCTGCAACTGATCCTGGTGGCCGCCACCGGCACCAACAATGTCGATCTGAACGCGGCCCGCCAGCAGGGCATCCGGGTCAGCAACTGCCAGGGCTACGGCACGCCATCGGTGGCCCAGCACACCCTGATGCTGCTGCTCAATCTCGCCACTCGGGTGGCCGACTACCAAGAGGCCGTGGCCGCCGGCCGCTGGCAGCAGGCCAAGCAGTTCTGCCTGCTGGACTTCCCCATCATCGAACTCGCGGGCAAGACCCTCGGCCTGCTGGGCAACGGCGAACTGGGCAGCGCCGTGGCGCGCCTGGCCGAAGCCTTTGGCATGCGCGTGGTCTTGGGGCAGATACCCGGACGCCCGGCTCGAGCGGACCGCCTGCCGCTGGAGGAACTGCTGCCACAAGTGGATGCCCTGACCCTGCACTGCCCACTCAACGAACACACCCGAAACTTTATCGGTGCCCGGGAGCTGGCCCTGCTCAAGCCCGGTGCCCTGGTGGTCAACACCGCTCGCGGCGGCCTGATCGACGAACAGGCCCTGGCCGATGCACTGCGCAGCGGCCATCTGGGCGGCGCGGCCACCGACGTGCTGAGCGTCGAACCGCCGGTGGCCGGCAACCCCCTGCTGGCCCGTGATATCCCGCGCCTGATCGTGACCCCGCACAACGCCTGGGGCAGCCGCGAAGCCCGCCAGCGGATCGTCGGCCAACTGACGGAAAATGCCCGAGCCTTCTTCAGTGGCACCCCGCTGCGGGTCGTGAGTTGA
- a CDS encoding DUF1302 domain-containing protein encodes MTSANQFWRRAKLPLAVGLASTLAGPAFGVSFNIGEIEGSFDSSLSLGASWSTAERNKNLIGVNNGGKGLSQTSDDGHLNFNKGQTFSKIFKGIHDLELKYGDTGVFVRGKYWYDFKLKDEDLDFKNISDNNRKEGAKSSGGQILDAFIYHNYSIADEPGSVRFGKQVVSWGESTFIGGGINSINPIDVSAFRRPGAEIKEGLIPVNMFYISQALTENLSAEAFYQLEWDQTVTDNCGTFFSQPDIISDGCDNNLRVLNKRSTINPAAFPTLNALGVDVNNEGVLVRRGADRDARDSGQFGVAFRYNYEPLDTEFGAYFMNYHSRAPIFSAQGAASRYYTMPLGPLASARPLIVAGNSNYFVEYPEDIRLYGLSFSTTLPTGTAWSGELSYRPNAPVQLNSTDILFAGVTPITGFGNASVLKGTPGQDLHGYNRKEITQLQTTFTHFFDQVMGASRLTLVGEVGMTYVGGLESKTKARYGRDPVFGPGTLPNGFCATLNGNTIAGAGAGTDASNRTTNCNNDGFTTATSWGYRGRAIWEYPDVFAGVNLKPNVAWSHDVKGYSPGPGGNFEEGRKAISLGLDAEYQNTYTASLAYTNFFGGDFSTVDDRDFLALSVGVNF; translated from the coding sequence ATGACATCAGCAAACCAGTTCTGGCGCCGGGCAAAACTGCCCCTGGCCGTCGGTCTCGCCTCCACGCTCGCCGGGCCGGCATTCGGCGTCAGCTTCAACATCGGTGAAATCGAAGGCAGCTTCGATTCGTCTCTTTCCCTGGGGGCCAGTTGGTCCACCGCCGAGCGCAACAAGAACCTGATCGGGGTCAATAATGGCGGCAAGGGCCTGTCCCAGACCTCTGACGATGGTCACTTGAACTTCAACAAGGGCCAGACCTTTTCGAAGATCTTCAAGGGCATCCATGACCTGGAGTTGAAGTACGGCGATACCGGTGTGTTTGTCCGTGGCAAGTACTGGTATGACTTCAAGCTCAAAGACGAAGACCTGGACTTCAAGAACATCAGCGACAACAACCGCAAGGAAGGCGCCAAGTCCTCCGGCGGGCAGATCCTCGATGCTTTTATCTACCACAACTATTCCATCGCCGATGAGCCGGGTTCGGTGCGTTTCGGCAAGCAAGTCGTGAGCTGGGGTGAAAGTACCTTCATCGGTGGCGGTATCAACTCGATCAACCCCATCGACGTATCGGCGTTCCGTCGCCCAGGTGCCGAGATCAAGGAAGGCCTGATTCCGGTCAACATGTTCTACATCTCCCAGGCCCTTACCGAGAACCTCTCGGCCGAAGCCTTCTACCAATTGGAGTGGGACCAGACCGTTACCGATAACTGCGGCACCTTCTTCTCGCAGCCGGACATCATTTCCGACGGTTGCGACAACAACCTGCGGGTGCTGAACAAGCGCTCGACCATCAACCCGGCAGCGTTCCCGACCCTGAACGCCCTGGGGGTGGACGTTAACAACGAAGGTGTTCTGGTTCGTCGTGGCGCCGATCGTGACGCCCGCGACAGTGGCCAGTTCGGCGTGGCCTTTCGCTACAACTACGAGCCGCTGGATACCGAGTTCGGCGCCTACTTCATGAATTACCACAGTCGCGCGCCGATCTTCAGTGCTCAGGGCGCTGCGTCGCGCTACTACACGATGCCGTTGGGGCCGTTGGCCAGCGCCAGGCCGCTGATCGTGGCAGGCAACTCCAACTACTTCGTCGAGTATCCGGAAGACATCCGTCTGTACGGCCTTAGCTTCTCCACCACCTTGCCTACCGGCACGGCCTGGAGTGGCGAACTGAGCTATCGCCCCAATGCTCCGGTCCAGCTGAACTCCACCGACATCCTGTTCGCCGGCGTGACGCCCATTACCGGCTTTGGCAACGCATCCGTCTTGAAAGGCACGCCCGGGCAGGACCTGCACGGCTATAACCGCAAGGAAATTACCCAGCTCCAGACCACCTTCACGCACTTCTTCGATCAGGTCATGGGCGCCAGCCGCCTCACGCTGGTGGGTGAAGTCGGTATGACTTATGTCGGCGGCCTGGAAAGCAAGACTAAAGCTCGATATGGCCGCGATCCGGTCTTCGGGCCTGGCACCTTGCCGAACGGTTTCTGCGCCACCCTCAACGGCAACACCATCGCCGGAGCCGGGGCGGGCACTGATGCCAGCAATCGCACCACCAACTGCAACAACGACGGCTTCACCACCGCCACTTCCTGGGGCTACCGCGGCCGGGCCATCTGGGAATACCCGGATGTGTTCGCCGGTGTGAACCTCAAGCCCAACGTGGCCTGGTCCCATGACGTCAAGGGTTACTCGCCAGGTCCTGGCGGCAACTTCGAGGAAGGTCGCAAGGCCATCAGCCTGGGGTTGGATGCCGAGTACCAGAACACCTACACCGCGAGCCTGGCCTACACCAACTTCTTTGGTGGCGACTTCAGCACCGTGGATGACCGGGACTTCCTCGCCTTGAGCGTTGGCGTGAACTTCTAA